The following proteins are encoded in a genomic region of Pelodictyon phaeoclathratiforme BU-1:
- a CDS encoding O-acetylhomoserine aminocarboxypropyltransferase/cysteine synthase family protein, producing MSETPQAHRFETLQVHAGQRPDPTTKSRAVPIYQTTSYLFDSAKHGADLFALKEFGNIYTRMTNPTTDVLEQRVAALEGGRAALAVASGHSAQFIAVATLCEAGDNIVSSSYLYGGTYNQFKVAFRRLGIGVKFVEGCNVEAFRTAIDEHTKALYLESIGNPAFHVPDFEAIAAVAAEHGIPLIVDNTFGCSGFLCRPLEHGASIIVESATKWIGGHGTSMGGVIVDGGTFNWGNGKFPLLSEPSDGYHGMKFYETFGDLAFIIKARVEGLRDIGPAISPFNSFMLLQGLETLSLRVQRHADNTMELARWLNEHSAVQWVNYPGLESHPTHELAKKYLNHGFGCVLTFGIKGGYEKAVGFIDSVQLASHLANVGDAKTLVIHPASTTHSQLTLAEQESAGVTADMIRVSPGIEHIDDIKADFEQAFAKLR from the coding sequence ATGAGTGAGACACCGCAGGCCCACAGGTTTGAGACGCTTCAGGTTCATGCCGGTCAGCGTCCTGATCCGACAACGAAGTCACGGGCGGTTCCGATTTATCAGACGACCTCCTATCTTTTTGACAGTGCAAAGCATGGAGCTGATCTTTTTGCCCTGAAAGAGTTCGGCAATATCTATACAAGGATGACGAACCCGACAACCGATGTGCTGGAACAGCGCGTTGCGGCGCTTGAAGGGGGCCGGGCAGCCCTTGCTGTTGCGAGCGGCCATTCAGCTCAGTTTATTGCCGTAGCTACGCTCTGTGAGGCGGGGGATAATATCGTTTCTTCCAGTTATCTTTATGGCGGTACCTATAATCAGTTCAAGGTGGCATTCCGTCGCCTCGGTATTGGTGTTAAGTTTGTCGAAGGATGTAATGTTGAGGCGTTCAGGACGGCAATCGATGAGCATACAAAAGCACTCTATCTGGAATCGATAGGCAATCCCGCTTTTCATGTACCCGATTTTGAGGCGATAGCGGCTGTTGCGGCTGAACATGGTATTCCCCTTATTGTTGATAATACTTTTGGTTGTTCCGGCTTTCTCTGTCGTCCTCTTGAGCATGGGGCTTCGATTATCGTGGAATCAGCGACAAAATGGATCGGAGGCCACGGCACTTCAATGGGCGGTGTTATTGTTGACGGTGGAACCTTTAACTGGGGAAATGGAAAGTTCCCTCTCCTCAGTGAGCCTTCTGACGGTTATCATGGCATGAAATTTTATGAAACTTTCGGCGATCTGGCATTTATTATCAAGGCTCGGGTTGAGGGGCTGCGTGATATCGGGCCTGCAATCAGTCCTTTCAACTCTTTCATGTTGCTGCAGGGGCTTGAAACGCTTTCACTTCGGGTTCAGCGACATGCCGACAATACGATGGAGCTTGCCCGCTGGCTCAACGAGCACTCTGCGGTTCAATGGGTAAACTATCCCGGGCTGGAGAGCCACCCAACCCATGAATTGGCTAAAAAATATCTGAATCACGGCTTTGGATGTGTCCTGACTTTCGGTATCAAGGGTGGATATGAAAAAGCCGTTGGGTTTATCGACAGTGTCCAGCTTGCCAGCCATCTTGCCAATGTTGGGGATGCCAAAACGCTGGTCATTCATCCTGCATCCACGACGCATTCACAGCTTACCCTGGCAGAACAGGAATCTGCCGGAGTTACCGCCGATATGATCCGGGTCTCACCGGGTATAGAGCATATTGATGATATTAAGGCTGATTTTGAACAAGCTTTTGCAAAACTGAGGTGA
- the metX gene encoding homoserine O-acetyltransferase MetX → MRAYTGMISEKTAYFDSTEPFKTELGALLPSVRVAYRTWGKLNARKDNVVLVCQALTGSADADGWWEGMFSPGGAFDESEDFIICSNVLGSCYGTTGPTSLNPLTGRHYGPDFPLITIRDMVEVQRLLLAGLGIDRVKLAVGASLGGMQVLEWGALYPDVVQALMPMGASGRHSAWCIAQSEAQRQAIYADRDWNDGWYADGHPPAKGLAAARMMAMCTYRSFENFQARFGREFHHGTTFKAESYLHHQGRKLVERFDANTYITLTKAMDMHDLGRGRAGYEEVLRSIQLPVEILSINSDILYPKEEQEELARFIPKSSILYLDEPYGHDAFLIDVEKVSRMVREFLEGRALSAHSAA, encoded by the coding sequence ATGAGAGCATATACCGGGATGATTTCCGAAAAAACAGCCTATTTCGATTCAACTGAACCTTTTAAGACTGAACTTGGCGCTCTGCTTCCTTCTGTAAGGGTGGCCTATAGAACATGGGGAAAGCTCAATGCCCGCAAAGACAATGTGGTGCTTGTTTGTCAGGCTCTTACGGGTTCTGCTGATGCGGACGGTTGGTGGGAAGGGATGTTTTCGCCCGGGGGAGCTTTTGATGAGAGTGAGGATTTTATCATCTGCAGCAATGTGCTTGGCAGTTGTTATGGTACAACAGGCCCAACCTCTCTGAATCCTCTCACCGGTCGCCATTATGGCCCTGATTTTCCACTGATCACCATCAGGGATATGGTTGAGGTTCAGCGTCTTTTGCTTGCCGGGTTGGGTATTGACCGTGTCAAACTGGCCGTCGGCGCCTCTCTGGGTGGTATGCAGGTTCTGGAGTGGGGTGCGCTCTATCCTGATGTTGTCCAGGCTTTGATGCCAATGGGCGCATCAGGACGCCACTCGGCATGGTGTATAGCGCAGAGTGAAGCACAGAGGCAGGCGATCTATGCCGATCGTGACTGGAATGATGGATGGTACGCCGATGGTCACCCTCCCGCAAAAGGACTTGCTGCGGCAAGGATGATGGCCATGTGCACCTACCGGAGCTTCGAAAACTTTCAGGCACGCTTTGGCCGGGAGTTTCATCATGGCACAACCTTTAAGGCAGAAAGTTACCTGCATCATCAGGGCCGAAAACTGGTTGAGCGCTTTGATGCCAATACCTACATTACTCTCACCAAAGCGATGGATATGCATGATCTTGGGAGGGGCAGGGCTGGTTACGAAGAGGTGTTGCGTTCGATTCAGCTCCCCGTGGAAATCCTCTCGATCAATTCTGATATTCTTTATCCGAAAGAGGAGCAGGAGGAGCTTGCCCGGTTTATACCGAAATCAAGCATTCTCTATCTCGATGAACCATACGGTCATGACGCTTTTCTTATTGATGTAGAAAAAGTCAGCCGTATGGTCAGGGAGTTTCTGGAAGGAAGGGCGTTGTCGGCTCACTCAGCAGCCTGA
- the serS gene encoding serine--tRNA ligase, giving the protein MLDINTIRQHPEEIISMLHNRQLASEEPKIEQLLNLDRERKGLVQRSDDLKALRNKVSKEIAEIKKSGIGSSGELILQMKSVSEEIAGMDTSLGHLEEEIETILLGLPNKLHPSVPVGRSADDNQIFKEPISFPYHLDFPLKNHLELGKSLRILDFERGAKVCGAGFPVYIGKGARLERALINFMLDCHTERHGYTEVFPPFFVNQESLRGTGQWPKFADQVYHMEEDDLYAIPTAEVPITNLHRGEMLDTKTLPISYAAYSACFRREAGSYGKDTRGFLRVHQFNKVEMVKFTRPEESYEALETIRENAEAILTALKIPYRVLLLCSGDISANATKCYDIEVWSPAEQKYLEASSCSNFEDYQARRANIRFKSESNAKPEFVHTLNGSGLATSRLMVSLLEHYQTAEGSIMVPEVLRHYTRFDEITQAAE; this is encoded by the coding sequence TTGAACAGCTTCTTAACCTCGACAGGGAGCGCAAAGGGTTGGTTCAGCGTTCGGACGATCTGAAAGCACTGCGCAACAAAGTTTCAAAAGAGATCGCAGAGATAAAAAAAAGTGGTATTGGCTCATCCGGCGAACTTATCCTCCAGATGAAATCAGTATCGGAAGAAATTGCCGGAATGGATACCTCGCTTGGCCATCTTGAAGAGGAGATTGAAACCATTCTTCTGGGCCTCCCCAACAAGCTGCATCCATCCGTTCCTGTCGGACGTTCTGCTGACGACAACCAGATCTTCAAGGAGCCGATATCTTTTCCCTACCATCTTGACTTTCCGCTCAAGAACCATCTTGAACTGGGCAAATCCCTTCGGATTCTTGATTTTGAACGGGGCGCAAAAGTTTGCGGAGCGGGATTTCCTGTCTATATCGGCAAAGGGGCTCGACTTGAACGTGCACTGATCAATTTCATGCTCGACTGCCATACCGAACGTCACGGCTATACAGAGGTCTTTCCGCCCTTTTTCGTCAATCAGGAGTCGCTCAGAGGAACCGGGCAGTGGCCAAAATTTGCCGATCAGGTTTACCACATGGAGGAGGATGATCTTTACGCCATACCAACAGCCGAGGTACCGATAACCAACCTGCACCGGGGAGAGATGCTGGATACAAAAACGCTCCCAATCTCCTATGCAGCCTATTCAGCCTGTTTCCGTCGCGAAGCGGGAAGTTACGGCAAAGATACCAGAGGATTCCTCAGGGTGCACCAGTTCAACAAGGTGGAAATGGTAAAGTTCACCCGACCGGAAGAGTCGTATGAGGCGCTTGAAACGATTCGAGAAAACGCTGAAGCAATTCTCACTGCGCTCAAAATCCCCTACCGGGTACTTTTACTCTGCAGCGGCGATATCAGCGCCAATGCAACGAAATGTTATGATATCGAGGTCTGGTCACCAGCCGAGCAGAAATATCTTGAAGCATCAAGCTGTTCAAACTTTGAAGATTACCAGGCCCGGCGCGCCAACATCCGTTTCAAGTCGGAGAGTAATGCAAAACCGGAGTTCGTCCACACCCTGAATGGCTCAGGCCTGGCAACCTCCCGCCTTATGGTCTCCCTGCTTGAGCACTACCAGACTGCGGAAGGCTCCATCATGGTGCCGGAGGTATTGCGGCACTATACCAGGTTTGACGAGATTACTCAGGCTGCTGAGTGA